The following proteins are encoded in a genomic region of Periophthalmus magnuspinnatus isolate fPerMag1 chromosome 23, fPerMag1.2.pri, whole genome shotgun sequence:
- the prune2 gene encoding protein prune homolog 2, giving the protein MDFAKMNSEGAEGRPVPPTSLPLEGGPSQRKKLSAPRISLSLDQSEDDLGETPDDLDINVDDMDTPEEGDYLDYTDHEMDWEDPKMDLQSGTSDAYNTIPTYSSEEERQDGKLWRAVIIGEQEHRINMKIIEPYMKVISHGGYYGNGVNAIIVFAACFLPDSDLPDYHEIMENLFLYVISTLELMVAEDYMIVYLNGATPHRRMPGLGWLKKCYQMIDRRLRKNLKSFIILHPSWFIRTVLAITKPFISAKFSSKIKYVNSLDELQQLIPMEQIQIPECIIRLDKELKEAENSKVNSFLLGHQPAADRTQAEEAATSNSQSQAS; this is encoded by the exons ATGGACTTTGCTAAAATGAATTCTGAAGGAGCTGAAGGCCGACCAG tgCCTCCCACCTCTTTACCTCTAGAAGGAGGTCCAAGTCAGAGGAAGAAGCTCTCAGCCCCTCGTATCAGCCTGTCTTTGGACCAGAGTGAAGATGACCTGGGTGAGACTCCAGACGATCTGGACATTAATGTGGACGACATGGACACTCCAGAAGAAGGAGACTACCTCGACTACACGGACCATGAGATGGACTGGGAAG acCCTAAGATGGACCTTCAAAGTGGAACGAGCGATGCCTATAACACAATCCCCACTTACAGCTCGGAGGAAGAGCGTCAGGACGGCAAACTGTGGCGAGCTGTCATCATTGGAGAGCAAGAGCATCGCATTAATATGAAGATCATCGAGCCGTACATGAAAGTCATATCACACGGAG GTTACTATGGAAACGGAGTCAATGCCATCATAGTTTTCGCTGCGTGTTTCCTGCCAGACAGTGACCTCCCAGACTATCACGAAATTATGGAAAACCTGTTTTT ATATGTCATCAGCACGCTGGAGCTGATGGTGGCGGAGGACTACATGATTGTGTATCTGAATGGAGCCACACCACACCGGAGAATGCCAGGCCTGGGCTGGCTCAAGAAGTGCTATCAGATGATTGACAGAAG GCTCAGGAAGAACTTGAAATCCTTCATTATTCTCCACCCCTCATGGTTTATCAGGACTGTTCTCGCCATCACTAAACCTTTCATAAG TGCCAAGTTCAGCAGTAAGATAAAGTATGTCAACAGCCTGGATGAGCTGCAGCAGCTAATCCCAATGGAACAAATCCAGATCCCAGAGTGCATCATCAG ACTGGACAAGGAGCTGAAGGAAGCAGAAAATTCCAA AGTTAATAGTTTCCTGCTGGGACACCAGCCAGCGGCTGACAGGACACA gGCAGAGGAGGCTGCAACAAGCAACTCCCAAAGCCAAGCATCCTAA
- the LOC117391306 gene encoding guanine nucleotide-binding protein subunit alpha-11-like, with the protein MDKCCLSAEESERLEIHREIERQLRKDKENSHKELKLLLLGTGESGKSTFIKQMRIIHGKGYKEEDRKGFKRVVHQNVMVAIQALVNAMRILNINYIDDNNIAYSQRLSQVELNTVSTLEPWQVEAIRKVWNDHGVQMCYERRREYQINDNAKYYLSDLDRITAPSYIPTVQDILRVRVSTTGIIEYPFDFLKVTFRLVDVGGQRSERRKWIHCFENVTSVIFLTALSEYDQNLYEGENDNRLKESLALFSTVLSYPWFQESSTILFLNKIDLLEEKIGQSHLHTYFPQYTGPTCNAEAAKTFIRKMFVDRHSRRDKPFYTHFTCATDTGNIDKVFKNVKHTLFRDVLGVFIPL; encoded by the exons ATGGACAAGTGCTGTCTGTCTGCTGAGGAGAGCGAACGGCTTGAGATTCACAGAGAAATTGAGAGACAACTTCGGAAGGATAAAGAGAACTCTCACAAAGAACTAAAGCTGCTACTTTTAG GCACAGGTGAAAGTGGGAAAAGCACCTTCATTAAACAGATGAGGATCATCCATGGTAAAGGATACAAGGAAGAGGACAGGAAGGGCTTTAAACGTGTTGTGCATCAGAATGTTATGGTAGCCATCCAGGCCCTCGTCAATGCCATGAGGATCTTGAACATTAACTATATTGACGACAACAACATT GCGTACTCACAGAGACTGTCCCAAGTGGAGCTGAACACAGTGTCCACGTTAGAGCCCTGGCAGGTGGAGGCCATTAGAAAAGTGTGGAATGACCACGGTGTTCAAATGTGCTATGAACGCAGGAGGGAATACCAGATAAATGACAACGCTAAATA ttaccTGAGTGATTTGGATAGAATCACAGCTCCCTCATACATCCCCACTGTCCAGGACATCCTGAGAGTTCGAGTGTCCACAACAGGAATCATAGAGTATCCCTTTGACTTCTTAAAAGTGACCTTTAG GTTGGTTGATGTTGGTGGTCAGCGATCAGAAAGAAGGAAATGGATTCACTGTTTTGAGAATGTCACTTCAGTTATATTTCTCACTGCTCTAAGTGAATATGACCAAAATCTCTATGAAGGTGAAAATGAT AATCGACTAAAGGAAAGTCTCGCTCTATTCAGTACTGTTCTTTCATATCCGTGGTTTCAAGAGTCCTCCACCATCTTATTTCTAAATAAAATTGATTTACTAGAAGAGAAGATTGGCCAGTCCCATTTGCACACTTACTTCCCTCAGTACACTG GTCCAACTTGTAATGCTGAAGCGGCAAAAACTTTCATACGAAAAATGTTTGTGGATCGCCACAGCAGACGAGACAAACctttttacacacatttcacGTGTGCAACCGACACCGGAAACATTGACAaggtgtttaaaaatgtgaaacacaCTTTGTTCAGAGATGTTCTGGGTGTGTTCATCCCACTTTAA